A single genomic interval of Nocardioides palaemonis harbors:
- a CDS encoding sensor histidine kinase, producing MQVSRLQVVVGLALVLVLAVYAVNDSYLVDRLCYDGTLVAASLGAWIGVSRASRGARLVPSLVALGVTLSTLGDLLWDLLDFLGYSTDVSLADPAWFSSYVALIAAVGVVLARSRPGGRPDVDFLVDAATIVVVSVLVFWQLSVTSILKQDDLTALAKVVWSAYPIVDAVLLALVVRALTSARAREAIDVWFAAGVVLWLLSDTGPLVLAYEGTAQLAIDAGWMLAPVLLAGAAWRKPTGATPAQARGHGWRAALVIAIAPLSVPPLLELASHLRDGAGQPWPFASGSASLLALAFVRTARLMRSEERHVRELEAARDAALEASRAKSMFVATMSHEIRTPLTSLVGSMEMLEEGDLDDDQAFLVDRMGRATTRLRGLVEDVLDFSAIEAGRLELDPRPFDLHRVLDELLDVYQPVASRAGLRLVWHRDADVPADVAGDTLRLQQVLGNLLDNAVKFTPSGSVGLRVATLGTDPASGVTRVLFSVTDTGIGIPADRRAAVFESFTQVDGSSTRPYEGSGLGLTICRRLVEAMGGTVEVRSAVGEGSTFEVSVPLQRTGVAARG from the coding sequence ATGCAGGTGAGTCGGCTCCAGGTCGTCGTCGGCCTCGCACTGGTGCTGGTGCTGGCCGTGTACGCGGTCAACGACTCCTACCTCGTCGACCGGCTCTGCTACGACGGCACCCTCGTCGCGGCGTCCCTCGGCGCCTGGATCGGTGTGTCCCGGGCGAGTCGCGGCGCACGCCTGGTCCCGTCCCTCGTGGCCCTCGGAGTGACCCTGTCCACGCTCGGCGACCTGCTCTGGGACCTGCTCGACTTCCTCGGCTACTCCACCGACGTCTCGCTGGCCGATCCCGCCTGGTTCTCCAGCTACGTCGCCCTGATCGCGGCGGTCGGCGTGGTGCTCGCTCGCAGCCGTCCGGGAGGTCGCCCCGACGTCGACTTCCTCGTCGACGCCGCGACGATCGTGGTCGTGAGCGTGCTGGTGTTCTGGCAGCTCTCCGTCACCTCGATCCTGAAGCAGGACGACCTCACCGCCCTCGCCAAGGTCGTGTGGTCGGCCTACCCGATCGTGGACGCCGTGCTGCTCGCCCTGGTGGTGCGCGCACTCACGAGCGCCCGGGCACGGGAGGCGATCGACGTGTGGTTCGCAGCCGGCGTCGTGCTCTGGCTGCTGTCGGACACCGGCCCCCTGGTGCTCGCCTACGAGGGGACGGCGCAGCTGGCCATCGACGCCGGCTGGATGCTGGCGCCGGTGCTCCTCGCCGGCGCGGCATGGCGGAAGCCGACGGGTGCCACGCCCGCCCAGGCCCGCGGCCACGGGTGGAGGGCAGCCCTGGTGATCGCCATCGCCCCCCTCAGCGTCCCCCCGCTCCTCGAGCTCGCGAGCCACCTGCGCGACGGCGCCGGCCAGCCGTGGCCCTTCGCATCGGGTTCGGCGAGCCTGCTGGCGCTGGCCTTCGTGCGCACCGCACGCCTGATGCGTTCGGAGGAGCGACACGTGCGCGAGCTGGAGGCGGCGCGGGACGCGGCGCTGGAGGCGTCGCGCGCGAAGTCGATGTTCGTGGCGACGATGAGCCATGAGATCCGCACGCCGCTGACCTCGCTCGTCGGATCCATGGAGATGCTGGAGGAGGGCGACCTCGACGACGACCAGGCGTTCCTGGTCGACCGGATGGGGCGTGCGACCACGCGGCTGCGCGGGCTGGTCGAGGACGTCCTCGACTTCTCCGCCATCGAGGCCGGCCGCCTCGAGCTGGACCCCCGCCCCTTCGACCTGCACCGGGTGCTGGACGAGCTGCTCGACGTCTACCAGCCGGTCGCGAGCCGGGCCGGTCTCCGGCTGGTGTGGCACCGCGACGCCGACGTCCCGGCGGACGTGGCCGGAGACACGTTGCGCCTGCAGCAGGTGCTGGGCAACCTGCTCGACAACGCCGTGAAGTTCACGCCGTCGGGGAGCGTGGGGCTGCGGGTCGCCACCCTCGGCACGGACCCGGCGAGCGGGGTGACGCGCGTGCTCTTCAGCGTGACCGACACGGGGATCGGCATCCCGGCCGACCGGCGCGCTGCCGTCTTCGAGTCGTTCACCCAGGTGGACGGGTCGTCCACCCGCCCCTACGAGGGCTCCGGGCTGGGGCTGACCATCTGCCGACGCCTCGTCGAGGCGATGGGCGGCACCGTCGAGGTGCGCAGCGCAGTCGGCGAGGGCAGCACGTTCGAGGTCTCGGTGCCACTGCAGCGCACCGGGGTCGCTGCGCGCGGCTGA